ACCCATCCTcttcaaaatgaatttgaatGTCGAAAAAAGCATTCCTCCTTTGGACGTCAGTACTATTTCGCGCTCGTTTGATTGGTGTATGGCTTGTTCTCATTTTATATTCCTTGCATGGAATGAAATTATTATCAGGCAAGTGTTTTCATGTATATGTAGATGGGTAAATGAGTGAGGCTTGTTCTCTCGAAGTTTTAGTGGTGTGAGATCTCTTCACATAGATGTTTGGAGCCTAAAAGCAACTGTTGTTAGCCACATCAGCCATGTATGGTTTTAACCTAGGCTTTCACAGCAGCATTGTGGAGATCATTTAACATTCATCCATTGGTTGTATGTTGATGATGCTCAGTTTGTCACTCAAATATTCATtccaattttttgttttctttataatTTCTCTGCTGCTCAAAGttcttattttgatttattatctTTAGAAATGTTCTATATGCTCATGCTGGtgcatttttaaataaataaatacatatacaaAAGGATAAATCCAATGCATAAGATTTAGTCAATACATATAGCTTCATATGTATTAGCAAAATTGACTTGAGATTATTACATCTGATTAGTTAATACATTATTGTACAAGTGATATGTTTCAACCTTAAGTTTACCTgagcatcatatatatatatatatatatatatatatatatatatatatatatatatatatatatatatagtaataatttttaaaaaataattagagaTGATTAGATATGTTTATCTAACTGATTTTAATTACACTATATATATTTGGTATACAGCAtcatatttaattaatatttggAACAATCATACTAAATCTAAGGTATTAATATGCTAATTTTGTAAGATTTGAGAGACAAATATGTAAGAAAATGTCCTAATTTTACCATAATAATCTTTTAAAACCCTATTAAATATTCTATTTACTGAGAGTGCTGCCTTCCTTTTATTTTAGTCCTCCCTcacattttaaataaaatataattaaattaaattaaagtcAAACTATAGTTTGACTATTCATTCTCCCTCCACCAAGCTCGGATCCGATCACACATTCGCTCCACCAATATATGATCCTTCGAGGATGCCACATCAACTATCCTCCAGTATCGCCTGCGTTCTTGTGTACGTGGATGGGCTATGATCAGTTTCTAAGTTTGATTTATGGTCCAATCTGATACCAGATCCGAAGGTAGCTCCATTCATTTCCTTGGAACTCCTCGTTCATGTTATTTGGCTTCGGCGCCGAAGCCCTCCACCCCCAATTGGAAACCTCCGATCACCTCTCTCGGATGCGCCTTGGAAGCTGAGTTCTTTCGGCTTCaagcttctacatcaagcatctgcAGCAATAGTGGATTTAAATCAAGTTCATTAGCCCATCAAACTAGGAAACCAGTAAACCCTCACCAACTTTTAAGTCCCTGAGATGCTTGGCAGCGCCAGCTATCTGCAGCAACGGCGCCAGTCCAGCGGCCTCCAACTTCCTCGCAAACAGGAAGCACATGGTGGTAGTATTAGTAGTGTTGTTACTGTAGTCATTCCTCGTCCTCTCCATCAGCCCCACGGAGACATCCCTGCGCCGGTAGGTCGCAGGGTGTGCGCCACCCCGAGACCAGTCGACCCATGTGAGGCTCCTGTTGGAGTTGAGCCCCGGGAAGAGCTTAGTCACCAGCGTAGGCAGGTAGTGCTCGTCGACGTAGCAGGGAGGGCGGCAGTGCTCCCGGAACACCGGGAAGTAGCGGCGGTCCGCGAGGGTGACGATGGGGTGCATCCGCGGGCTGTAGCGGCCTCAGCCGGCCTTGCTGGCGTCGTCGAACGAGCCGACGAAGCTGAGGCTGGAGGCGGTGAGGTGGTGGTAGACGGTGGGGAATTGAAGAGCGGAATACAGGAATAGTATTGGAATTGCTGAAGATTGATCTTGAAAATTAAACAAAAGTCAATTTAGGTCCCTATTAAAAGAGAAAAGGAAGAGTATAATGTGGTTATTACAATAATAGAAGCGTTGACCAAGTTCTCAATTCTTGGCAACCATCAGAATCTTTTGTCTTCTCTGGTTGACTTTATACTTGTTACCTCCGATGCACGCCGCATCAGCTCCTCGTCGCTGGTGCAGATGCCTGAAGAAAAGGAGTAGGGAGGCCGAATGATACCCGGTCGGGATCTCGCAAAATGGAGGCTTACGAGCGACCCGATGATGACGGCGGAGAGGGAGAGACACCAAAGAAGAGATGCCATGTCGACAGTGCACTCCCGGGAGCACCTCCGGTTGCTGCTCGCAATCTTTGAGCCTTCCATCATCTCTTCCGTCTATCCTAATCTGTAACCAGTTCGATTACTTACAACCATGGAAGAAGGTATTTAGAGGAAGCAATGGAATCGAGCTGAGGTCTGGTTAAGGGATTCAATGGTGTGGAAGACGTGTGCCTTCCATGTCCAACACACACAAgacagcaagagagagagagagagagagatttctcgTGCTAATATCACAGTTTAACTCAACTGATTGGGAAGAGAGAGTGTGATAACTGATGCTTTATTTTGGGTGAGAGTTATAACTGTTTGGGAAGCATCTGATGAAGCTGAACTATATAATGTGTGCAGATCATGAACTATAAACTAACTTATATTTTGTTCATATACATGAACCATGAGAAGCTAGTTTTTCTTCTTCCCTATCAGAAGAAATGGCTTCCTCTATGAAATCCATGTACCCATTAAACAATGGAGTATTCTAATACACATGCAAGCTTTCAGTTCTAAATCATATGTTCGAGCTTGTCTAGGAGTAACTCTTAGCACCAGAAAGAAGACCTGCTTCAACTTTTATTAGAATTGACATAGCAAACATCTGATCATCTTTTTTCTAGGTAAATGAGATTATTTTTTCCGTGATATCGTACATACAGCATGTTGGCCGCATCGGCATGCATCATCATCCGataatacatgatgatttggaacgTGATCTGCTTCTGACTGTATTCAGCATTGGCAAAAATCTATGACCAATTCATTTATCATTAACTCTAGTAAGTCTTCTTCGATTTCTTCACTTACCTCGGCTGATCCTATCTTGGATGATGGCCAATCTGAGCTCGGATGTTGCACGTCCTGCTCGATAAGCTCAGTCAGGCTCTTGCCGGCCATATGATGCCACCTTGTGATCTCCTCTTCGATCGACTTTGCCAACCTGTTCTTGCTTAGAAACATTTGAGACGTAAACCAGGAATTGCAACCAGTATAGTAGAAGCAGCTGTATAATGAATCCAGACACTCCATCATGCAGTCCAAGAGTAGTAGTCTTAGTGGATTCCCCTCCAAGAGAAGCAGTGTTAGTGAAGAGTCATTGTTTTCTTGCTCTCTTTCTTGTGTTTTGTTGCAGAATCTCTCTGAGGATTCGTAGTTAGGTTTGCATCCTAGAGAAAAATGGAACGCAGAATAATCTATCAGGACATTTGATCGATGACTATCCGAGGGCAGACAAGATGAATTTCCTACAAGTATGTTCAAGTCTAAAACAAATATGAACAATCAATTGGCATCATAACGCACATGCTTCGTTGAAATTATACGAATCAGTCAGAAACTAACACCCATACATCAGAGTTAGATTGTTAATTAGGAAAGAATATACATTAACACAAATCGAAGCCAAAGCAGATGTAAGAGAGATTTTCACCTGATGTACAACTGAGATCCCAGCAGAAGCAACCGTCAGTGGGGAGAGAAACTTCAAGTGCTGTCATAAGGTTGGGATGATCGTCACAGCTAGTTGAACATACAGCACTTGTTCTGGATTTTACACCTACCTGAAGAAAAGACAACCAAAATGATGCATCTCAGGAACAATTTTGTGACACTACATCCAGATAGTACTTTGCTACCATAAGATAAACACAACAATGTGAAACATTTATAATGATGTGAAAAATAAGGCCTTTTCTGTCAACAAAGTATGAAGTTTAGTTTGAAATTCTTGATTCCAAATTGAAACTGCACTGACAAAAGTCTTTAACAGAGAAATGCACATCTTGTGTTTCAGTTTATTTTTACATTAGATAAATTAAGTGCATTATATAATATATAGCTTATATATACCTTGTCTATGCTTTCATAAATTCAAGTATATGACACTTAGAGCTCCTAATTTTCTCAATTCAGCAGTATACAAAGTCTACATTTCCTTTCATACAGCTGCATGTGCGAAGTTCAACCATGTTGACTACTTAgttcatatttatttatattcttttttgTCTATTCTGTATTATATTGTTCCCTTTGTTGGAGACATGTCCTTGAAAACTTCAAAGCTAACCTGAAGCCCCATAGATGCATCAGTACAGAACTTAGAAGTTATAGTTGGTCCTTTTCTTAGAATAGAAATCTGATCTTTAGTTTTTGACAGAACAAATCAAAAAAATTTATCTGAATCAGGAAAAATCCTCCTAAGAGTGATATAGTTCCTGCACATAGTGTACTAGTTGTTTCAAAATTAAGGGCTTCTTGCAAGTTGCATCTCTCTATATTTACTGGATCTATGATGCTGCAGTCCACTCAAATACAAAAACAACATGTCTttcgagagagagaaagagagtttgTGAAGTTTATTGTTATTCTAAACACTGTTTCTAAAATCTCTGACTACAAAATTTTTAAACAAAGATAATTAAGTAAAGTTAACTCAAAATTTGATAAGACATTATTCACAATATGCTACATATTCAGAGAAATATGAAATCATTGaagatataataataaatataatgcaTAAATTTATTCTTGCAGATTCTGGTTGACATGTAGTATTTTTCAGCAAAGATCTAGCAAATTGCAACTGTTTAATGCAATTAGTTTGAATTTTTGTCTATGAACCATTTGTGATTATGAAGTCATGCAAATGCACAAAACAGAAAATTTGAAAGCTTAATGCCAGTCTGAAAATTAACTTGAATATCCAAATAATTGTAACTTGCCTGAACTTTTTCAGTTGTTTTTGCTCTTTGTCCATCAAAGATGGCATCGTCAGAAGAATCGATGCAAGATAAATGTAAGTTATTTTTCGCTCTATCAGTATTCTTCGGAGATGGGGACCCTCTATTCAGTAGTGTAGATATCATCCTTTCTAGAATTGAAAGAGAAGATATTCCTGGAAAATAATGATCTGCCTGCAAGTTGTTCTCATCCAAACAGGACAGATCTGTTATTTTATCTTCAAGATAAGCAAACAATGCATCTTCTTCTATTTCATTTTGTGAAGACAAATTTTCACTCTCTTGACTTAATACAAGTTCCTTTGGAGAAGTACAACCGGTGAGCTCATTGAAGGCCTTGCTCCTCTCAACCTTATTTTGATGGGATGTAGACCCTGATACTTGCCGTGTTCGTGAATTAAGCATCGAAGGACTTGTACTGTTCTTTTTTCTACTGCCACCACCAGCTTTCGCATCTTCTTGTGAATCACTTCTAATGCTAGTCCGATTTCTAAGGTGATTACCAATCGATCCTGAAATTTTGGACTTCACCAACTCTTTTTTAAGATTTCTTTGCTTCATGAAGGCTCCATTACTCATAGGTCTTCCTTTAGGAACCATGTTATCctgatcaagatcacattttcccAGCTTCATTACATTTTTCTTTGATGCTCTAGTTCTGCAATTTGCAAGCGTCCGACTCTCGAAGCTTTTGTTGGCAGCAGCAAACTTTTTCGTCCCAATCACCGCATTCGAGCCTCTTGTGTTGCACTGCCGACTATGCTGCCTAGACCCTGAGACCAAATTTTCATTTGACAATGTTGACTGACTCAGCCTCCAATTGTTCTGCTTGGGAGCAATACTCTCATGCATCCTGCACAGATCCTGTTCATTTCTTACACTGCATTTCCTATCCCTGCTGTGAACACTATTAGTCTTAGCTTCAAGAGCCAAATGTGCTGCTCTGCTCTGACCTTTTGCAGTAATCAGTGAAGAACTCCTCTTAATATCTTCCCCTCGAATTGGAAGTGTTCTTACTCTTTTCTCACTTCCCAGCACAGCTGTATCACAAGATGATGATGGtaatgatgatgctgaaccatagTCGGAGTCCAAAGCACCATGTCCATGATCAAGTCCTTGTGCAGCATTGTCAGTTGACCTCAAGTCGACCACTTCCACCAAGTTGCCACAGCTCGTGCAGGAGCCGAGGAGGAAATCATAGCACAAGGGTTCATCAGGTTTCTTTGACAGGAAGGGAGCGTCAGAACCTTCTGCAATGTTCGACGAAATGCCCACACCGGTGATGCCAAATTTCAACCGGTTCCTGGACTGCAAACCCGGTTCCAAGATCTTGGTAGCAACCTCCACTAGCCGGGCTTTCTTCCTCTTCGAGGGCGTCCTTTGGCTCTTCAACAGCAGAGCGAGCTTGCGCTGCTGCTCCAAGCTCATGTTGAGCTGCAAAGCGTCTGAACCGATCCGGCTGGCGTTTCCGGTAGGCCGCCGGTTCTTCAAGAATCTCCCCGTCTTCGGCAACTTCTGAGGCCTTGAACCAACTTTCAGACACTGGACGTCGTCGAAATCCGAAGTCGAAGCATGTCTTGTGTTGTCATGGTGAGCAACGGGCATGGACTCGAGACCCATCAACCTGGCCACCAAGCCGGGAGTACACATTCCTGTAGCTAGACTATCTTGAGAAGAACATGATCTGCCAGTCTCCGCTCTCTTCACCGCCGCAATGCCTCCACTATTCTCTTGTGGAACCTTGATGCAAGCAAAAGATTTCAAGCAAACTCACAACAGTGACAACAAGGCACAACAATGTGATGGAGAAGTACCAGCAAGTGCTTGGCCACAGTCAGCTTCTCATGCCCACCAATCCTCCTCAACACCCGCTTTGCAGCAGTGACTGCAATGGAACAATAAGCAACAAGTGAAGAGACGAACAGCTACAATGGAAGGGTGGCAAATGGAGGTACCAGGAGGGAACAGTTTCTTGGGgaactgcttcttcttcttccagtcAAACAGCTGGAAGAAGACACCGATGCATCCCCCAGGTTTCCTCCGCGTCTCCTTCCTCTCAACGACCGCCAAGTTCGAAGCCGAACCACCCTCCCTCATTTCTATGAAGCTCTTCAGCAATTAAGACCCTGCACAGCCAACAATTAAATGAAGCAGAAACATGTGTTCTTGTCTCTCATGTGTGTGAAACTTAGATGACTCCAATAAGAAGGAAGTGAGATGAAGGTGACAAGCTACCACTCACTGCGCTCACTGCGCCCGGTACTCCTTTGTATGCTCTGTGATGCATAGGGTAGTCCACTACTGTTGAAAGCTGGAGTGGGGCAGAGGG
The window above is part of the Musa acuminata AAA Group cultivar baxijiao chromosome BXJ1-1, Cavendish_Baxijiao_AAA, whole genome shotgun sequence genome. Proteins encoded here:
- the LOC135673874 gene encoding uncharacterized protein LOC135673874, with protein sequence MREGGSASNLAVVERKETRRKPGGCIGVFFQLFDWKKKKQFPKKLFPPVTAAKRVLRRIGGHEKLTVAKHLLVPQENSGGIAAVKRAETGRSCSSQDSLATGMCTPGLVARLMGLESMPVAHHDNTRHASTSDFDDVQCLKVGSRPQKLPKTGRFLKNRRPTGNASRIGSDALQLNMSLEQQRKLALLLKSQRTPSKRKKARLVEVATKILEPGLQSRNRLKFGITGVGISSNIAEGSDAPFLSKKPDEPLCYDFLLGSCTSCGNLVEVVDLRSTDNAAQGLDHGHGALDSDYGSASSLPSSSCDTAVLGSEKRVRTLPIRGEDIKRSSSLITAKGQSRAAHLALEAKTNSVHSRDRKCSVRNEQDLCRMHESIAPKQNNWRLSQSTLSNENLVSGSRQHSRQCNTRGSNAVIGTKKFAAANKSFESRTLANCRTRASKKNVMKLGKCDLDQDNMVPKGRPMSNGAFMKQRNLKKELVKSKISGSIGNHLRNRTSIRSDSQEDAKAGGGSRKKNSTSPSMLNSRTRQVSGSTSHQNKVERSKAFNELTGCTSPKELVLSQESENLSSQNEIEEDALFAYLEDKITDLSCLDENNLQADHYFPGISSLSILERMISTLLNRGSPSPKNTDRAKNNLHLSCIDSSDDAIFDGQRAKTTEKVQASYNYLDIQVNFQTGIKLSNFLFCAFA